CCACACGGTGTGACCAGCCTTGCTCTCTTGCTGCCTTTTGACCTGGATGGAGCCAAATCTGTCACTGCCACAGCTGAACCAGgtacagcagcacaggaggacTGAGCAGTGTCAGCTAGGATCAGATAGACAGCAAATAGGATTTTGGGCAAGTAAGCCCGAGTCCTATGCCAGCTGTCACCTACCTAGGGTGGGTAGCAAGAGGAGGGAAGATGAGCAAGCTAAAACCCAGAGTAGGTACCTGGGTGTTGGTGTTCCTGAAGGAACTTGGGGCAGGGTGGCATAcctgtgctgtggcactgccaggctttCTGCAGGGACATGCCCTGCCAGCCCTTAGCAAAGGCAGAGACACGCTCGTGTTGAAGGAGGATGGAACCACGTGAGAGCCCCTCAGCAGTGTGAGTGGCAGAGGCAGCCATGGGCTGGGGCACACAGAAAGACAGAGGTGGGGAGAGGCAGCGAGTGTGGTGTGAGACTCCCCGTGCTCAGGACTGCTGCATGATCAGGGATAGGGATGGCTGGCAGGACCTAGTCCCCTTCTGGGTGGGTCTCCCAGCCACGTTGCATGGCTTTTGCCACAGCACTGTAGAGTTTGCTCCAAGCTTCCTGCACCTCTGGGCTGAAGGCAGCACCAAGGCATTTCTCCAGCATGTACAGCAAGGACTCGCCGACAGTCTGCAAACCAAACAAGGAGGTGTCAGCTCAGCACCAGAGGGTGACATTCAGTCTCTTGTCTCCCTTCACCACCTTTTTTGACTTCTCCAGTTGCAGGGCACCTGCTCCTCTTCCACCAACAGCCCCTCCAGTCCCTGGCGCATCAGAGGGGGCCCAGAACTAGCCCATGCCATCCTCTTCCTCTACCCTATACTGGCCCGCACCATGGATGAGTGTGGAGTTGATGTCAGGGAGCAAGGGCTGACACTGCACATGTAACACCAGGGGAGAGGTGCACATCCCATTTCTGTGGCTCCCAGGTGCAGGTAGCTGGCCCCAtcccttggcacagctgtggagcagcagagctgagcaatGCCCTGATGTCAGGAGAGTGGATCAGACTCCATGCTGGATGCTTAGGGCATGTCTCAGCACCTCAGGCTTCTCCACAGggcactgctcctcacagagctgggagcagccccacgCAGGAGCACCCTCACACTGCGTGCAGGGCTGGTGGGCATCGCTGCCCCAAACAAAAGGgaccctgctgcctctggagagAAGACAAGCTAGCAGTAGGAACGAGCCAGGTGTGGGTTAGAAAGCTTTTCTTCAGCCCACCCTTTCCCACTGCATTTCTGTCCATGCTTGACAGCAGGAGAGGAGTGATCAAGGGCATAATATGGAAGATGCTTTGGTGTTACTGGCATGGAAGAAGCAGGGGCTGAGGTGCAGCAACCCCATCCCAGTGCAGACACAGAGAGGTGCATGCTCCCTTTTCCAGGTGGGGTGAGGTTTGCCCAGATGCAAAGGATCCAGGGCAAAGgctgagcctgcagccctgtggcacAGGAGACACTGCAGTGTCCTAAACCATGGTCCACTTCAAACAGTGGAAATGCTTTGCTCTGATCTATCCTTTCTGCCTGGGCTCACTGGGCAAGGGCAGAAAACAAGGGGAGCTCAGAGGTGTCCCTCACTGGGGCAGTGGCACTACATTGGTATCAGCACCTTGGACAGGCTGCCCTGAGCCATCAGCTCCCTCCAGACGGCTGAAGCCAGAGGAAggatgggcacagctgagggctgcaggcaggggggaacaaacacagccacagcaagACAAGGGAGAACACCTCACCGAGAAAGACTCAACCTTCACACCAACTGCCTGGTGCTTCTTGCCAAGGTTGCAGAGATACTCTTCCAGGCAGGACAAGTTCTCCAGGTGGCTCACAGCAGCATCAATCACCAGCATCACCTagcacaggagcagaaaggCAGAATGGCATTAACAGAAAGGTTCAGCTTCCCATCCCA
The DNA window shown above is from Camarhynchus parvulus chromosome 5, STF_HiC, whole genome shotgun sequence and carries:
- the NGB gene encoding neuroglobin — its product is MESGMPLSGGQRALIRESWQRLSGSPEQHGLVLFTRLFDLDPDLLPLFQYNCKQFASPQECLSAPEFLDHIRKVMLVIDAAVSHLENLSCLEEYLCNLGKKHQAVGVKVESFSTVGESLLYMLEKCLGAAFSPEVQEAWSKLYSAVAKAMQRGWETHPEGD